The Mycolicibacterium insubricum DNA segment ACCGCGGCGACGGACTGGGCATCGCCGGCGACGAGGTGCTGGTGGTCCGCCACGACATCACCGCCGCCGCCCGCGGGCTGATCGACCTGATGCTCGGCGCCGGCGGCGAACTGGTCACCGTCCTGCTGGGTGACGGGGTCGACCAGCGCGTTGGGGAACTGCTCGCCGAACACGTGGGCCGTCATCACCTGGGCGCCGAACTGGTCAGCTACCGGAGCGGACACCGCGGGGATGCGGTCCTCATCGGGGTGGAGTGATGGCGACGCTCGACGATCGGCTCGACGCCGTACTGGGCGCCAAGGCCGCCGACAGCCTGGAGGAGCACCTCGGCCTGCGGACGGTCAACGACCTGGTGCGTCACTACCCGCGCAAGTACATGCAGGGCACCACCGTGCTCGACAACGACGCCCGGGAGCCCGAGCCGGGGGACCACGTCACCTTCGTCGAAGAGATCACCGACGTCGCCGTGCACCACACCAAACGCCCGCCGAACCGTGAATTCATGGTGGTCACCCTCGGTCACCGACAGCCCAAGCTCACCGCCACCTTCTTCAATGCCCGCTTCCTGAAGAAACTGCTCCTCAAGGATTCGGTGGTGATGATCTCCGGGGTGATCGAACGCAACCGCGGCGACCTGCGGCTCACCCACCCGCAGTTCCTGATCCTGAACTCCCCGGGCGGCGTCCACGACGGCAAGGGCAGCCGGTCCATGGTGAAGATCTCCGAGGCCGCCCGGGACACCGACGGCACCGTCGGCCTGGACGCCTTCCGCCGCGAGTCGCTGCCGATCTACTCCGCCACCGAGAAACTGCAGAGCTGGGACATCTACCTGTGCGTGCGCCAAGCGCTGGCCATGCTCGACCCGGTACCCGATCCGCTGCCCGAATGGGTGCGCCGACGGCTGAACCTGATGGGGGAGGACGAGGCGCTGCGGGCGATCCACCTGGCCGACAACGTCGAGGAACGCGAACGCGCGCTGCACCGCATCCGGTTCGACGAAGCCGTCGGGCTGCAGTGGGCACTGGCCGTGCGCCGTTACGGCGAAGACGCCCAGACCGGCCCTCCGGCACCCCCGCGGGATTCGGGCATCCGGGCGCAATTGTTGTCCCGCCTGCCCTTCGAACTCACCGGCGGGCAGCTCGAGGTGCTCGACGTGATCTCCGACCAACTGAGCAACCCGCATCCGATGAGCCGGATGCTCCAAGGCGAGGTCGGCTCCGGCAAGACCATCGTCGCGCTGTTGGCCATGACCCAGCTGGTCGACGCCGGCTACCAGTGCGCGCTGCTGGCACCGACGGAGGTGCTCGCCGAGCAACATGCCCGCTCGATGCGTGAGGTGCTGGGGCCGCTGGCGATGGCCGGTCAGCTCGGCGAAGCCGAACACGCCACCCGGGTCGCGCTGCTGACCGGATCGATGACACCCGCGCACAAGCGCGCCGTGCGCGACGAGATCGCCTCCGGCGAGGCCGGGATCGTCATCGGCACCCACGCGCTGCTGTCGGACACGGTGGAGTTCCACCGGCTCGGCATGGTCGTCGTCGACGAACAACACCGGTTCGGCGTCGAGCAGCGGGATACGTTGCGCGCCAAGGCCAGCGGTGGCATCACCCCGCACCTGCTGGTGATGACGGCCACCCCGATCCCGCGGACCATCGCGCTGACGGTGTACGGCGACCTGGAAATCTCCACGCTACGCGAGCTGCCCCGCGGCCGACAGCCGATCGCCACCAACGTCATTTTCAACAGGTGGCAGAAGGGCTGGCTGGACCGGGCCTGGGTGCGTATCCGGGAGGAGGTCGACGCCGGCCGGCAGGCCTACGTCGTCGCCCCCCGCATCGACGAGGACGACGCCGTCGAGCATCCCGACGACGGCGACACCGACGCCCCCCGCGACCGAGAGTCAACCCGCAAGGCCACCGCGGTGACCAATCTTTATGAACGACTGGGGATCCGCGAGCTGCGCGGACTGTCGCTGGGGTTGATGCACGGCAAGCTCAGCGCCGAGGACAAGGACGCCGTGATGGCCGACTTCCGTGCCGGCGACATCGACGTGCTGGTCTGCACCACCGTCATCGAGGTCGGCGTCGACGTGCCCAACGCCACAGTCATGGTGGTGATGGACGCCGACTGGTTCGGCATCAGCCAGCTGCACCAGCTGCGCGGCCGGATCGGCCGCGGTGCTCACCCCAGCCTGTGCCTGCTGGTCACCGAGCTGGCGCCGGATTCCAAGGCGGGACAACGTCTGTCGGCCGTCGCCTCGACGCTGGACGGCTTCGAGCTGGCCGATCTGGACCTGCAGCAGCGCCGCGAGGGCGATGTGCTGGGCCGTGACCAATCCGGTAAGAGTCTCGGGCTGCGGTTGCTGTCGGTACTGGAGCACCGCGACATCATCGAGGCCGCACGGCTGTTGGTCGACGAGATCGTCGCCGAGGGGGGACTGGTCGAGAACCCGGGGATGGACACCCTGGCGGCGGCGTTTCTCGCCGGCGGCCAGCGCAGCATCGAATACCTGGACAAGTCATGAGCCGGGACGCCGGACGGGCCCCGGTGAACCGGCGGGCGTTGCTGTGGCTGTTGGTGATTGCGATCCTCGCGGTGGTGGTTGCCGCCCAGACGGTCGGCGACTCCCGCGACCGCGCCGCGATGTTCGCCGCTCGGGCCGACGCACCCACCATGCCGACCGTCGCGCCGGGCACCGACGTGCTGGCCGGAATCGTCGTGCTGCCCCAGCGGGTGTACGTCTCCGACTATCGCCGCGCGGCGTTCGGCGAATCCTGGACCGACGACAGCGACGCACCCGGTGGGCACAACGGCTGCGACACCCGCAACGACATCCTCGAACGCGACCTGGTCGACAAGACCTACACCCATATCCGCAGCTGCCCGACGGCCGTGGCCACCGGCGTACTGCACGACCCGTACACCAACAGCGTCATCGATTTCACCCGCGGCGCCAAGATCGGCCAGTCGGTGCAGATCGACCACCTGGTGCCGCTGGCCTACGCCTGGGGCATGGGTGCGCGGGACTGGACCGATGTGCAGCGGGTGCGGTTCGCCAACGACCCGGCGAATCTGCTTGCCGTGCAGGGCAAGGCGAACCAGGACAAGGGCGCCTCGCCGCCCGCCGACTGGATGCCGCCGAATCACGCCTTCTGGTGCCAGTATTCGATGCAGTTCATCGCGGTGCTGCGCGGCTACGGCCTACCCGTGGACGCACGGTCCGCCCAAGTGCTGCGAGACGCCGCCACGACCTGCCCCACCGGCTGAGATCAGACCCGGAATGCCTACGGGCCGTCGTAGGTCAGCGGGTCCGGACGGTAGCGGGTTGCGTCGTCGAGACCGTTGAGCGTGGCCATGTCGGCATCGCTGAGCACGAAGTCGAAGACGTCGATGTTCTCGGCGATCCGCTCCGGCGTCTTGGATCGGGGGATGGCCACATTGCCCAGCTGCAGGCTCCAGCGCAGCAGTACCTGGGCCGGGGTCTTGCCGTAGCCGGCGGCCACCGTGGTGATCGCCGGGTGGTCCAGCAGATTCCCGACACCCAGTGGGCTGTACGCCTCGGTGACGACGTTCTTCTCGGCGTTGACCGCGCGCAACGCGGCCTGGTTCAGCAGCGGGTGCAGCTCGATCTGGTTCACCACCGGAACGGTGTAGACGACGTCGATGATGGTCTCCAGTGCCTCGGCGTCGAAGTTGGCGACACCGACCGAGCGCACCAGCTTCTCGTCGCGGCAGCGCAGCAGCCCGGCGAAGCTGTCGACGTAGGCACCCGGAGCGGTTCCCGGCCAGTGGATGAGATACAGGTCCAGGTAGTCCAGGCCGAGCCGCTCCAGGCTGGCGCGCAGCGCGGTCTGCGAGGAGGAGAGCCCGCGGTCGGCGTTGGCCAGCTTGGAGGTCACGAAGATCTCCGCCCGCGGGATCCCGGAGGCGGCGATAGCGCGCCCCACGGCGGCCTCGTTGCCGTAGGACGCGGCGGTGTCGATCAACCGGTAGCCCAGCTCCAGGGCGGTCGACACGGCATGTTCGGTCTCGGCGTCGGACAGCTCACCGACTCCCAGGCCGAGCACCGGCATGGTGTTGTCGTCGTGGAGTCCAACGGACGGAACGGGCGTGCCGGACATGTCACCTGCCTGGTCTCGGTGGGGCCGGCGCAGACGTCGCCGGCGGGAGTCAACGGAATATTAATCCGCGGTAGCCGCGCGCCCGTCAGTCGGTGCCAGATACGGTCGGTACCCGTGAGTACACACAATCCGGACCCCCGGCCCGCAGCAACGCTCGTCGGCGGAGCGCGGCGGTCATGACACGCCGCCGGCTGCCCGATCGGCTGCAACACCTGGTCAACCGCGCGGTGCCGCGGGTGCTCAGCGGCGTCCCCGGACCGGTCAAGCGGGTACTCAGCGGCGGCCGCGCGATTGTGGTCGACGGCAACACCCTCGATCCCTCGCTGCAGGCGTTCGTGCACGGTCTGCGGGTGGTGGGCCGGCCGTCGCTGGTCCTCGACGGCGACATCGCGACCAGCCGGCGCAACCTCGACGACGCCTCCCGCATCTTCGGCGGTCTGCCCGCACCGGTCACCGTCACCGAGGTCACCGTGGACGGGGGATCCGGGCCGCTGCGCGCCTGGCACTACCGCCCGGCCGACAACGGTGACGACTCCCCGCGCCCGCTGCTGGTGGCCTACCACGGCGGCGGATGGGTGCTGGGGGACCTGGAGGGCTGGGACGCCGGCTACCGGCAGATCTGCCGCGACGCCGACGTGCACGTGCTCAGTGTCGACTACCGACTGGCCCCCGAACATCCGGCACCGGCGGCCGTCGAGGACGCCCACGCCGCCTACCTGTGGGCCGTCGAACACGCCGCCGAACTGGGCGCCGATCCGACTCGGGTCGCCGTCGGCGGCGACAGCGCCGGCGGCTGCCTGGCTGCCGTCGTCGCCCGCCAAGCCCGCGACGCCGGTGATCCGGCGCCGGTGCTGCAGCTGCTGCTCTACCCGGTGACCGATATCGAGGCGACCACCCGGTCACGCACCCTGTTCGGCTCGGGATTCTTCCTCACCGGCGCCGACATCGACTTCTTCGAGCGCTGTTACCTGGGCGGGACGGACGTCAGCAGCGCCGATCCGCGGGTGTCGCCGCTGCTCACCGAGAACCTGCGGGGCCTGGCGCCGGCTCTGGTGATCACCGCCGGCTTCGACCCGCTGCGCGACGAGGGCATCGCCTACGCGAACCGGCTCGCCGAAGCGGGTGTGGACGTCGATTTGCGGGTCTACGGGTCGATGATCCACGGCTTCATGAACCTCAACGGCTTCGGCGGTGAGGTGAGCCGGGCCATCACCGACGTCATCTCCGCTTTGCGAGCACACCTGAGCCGCAGCTAAGGCGCCGGGGTCAGCCGGTACCCTGAAGGCTTCCGTAACCGAGCCGCCGCCGAGAGGACCACCGCAACGTGGCCAAGACACCCAAGCGCCCCGCGACCTACGACCTCAAAGCCGCAGATCGCCGGCGTGACCTGATGGTGAAGGTCGGCTTGACCGCGGTGGTCATCATCTTCGCGGTCGCCATGGTCTTCGTGATCCTGCACAACAAGGACAAGGCTGCGGAGAAGGCCAGCGGCGACGCGGCCGCCACCGCCGCCGAGCTGGCGATCCGCGCCGCCAAGCCCGATGTGCTGACCGCGCCGGGCAGCACCGAGCCCAAGGCCGTGCTGTCGCTCTACGAGGACTTCCAGTGCCCGCACTGCGGCCTGTTCGAGAAGAACTACCAGGGCACCATTGACAAGCTGATCGACAACGGCGTCGTCGCCGTCGACTACTACCCGGTCTCCATCCTCGGTGGCTATTCGACGCGCGCCTCCAACGCCGCCTACTGCGTGGCCGACGCGGACAAGAGCCCCACCAAGGACGTGTTCCGCCGCTTCCACTCCGCGCTGTTCGCCAACCAGCCCGCCGAGGGCGACCCGAACGCCCCCGACAACGACCGGCTGATCGAGTTCGCCCGCCAGGCCGGCGTCGCCGGTGAGGTGCCGGGCTGCATCAAGTCCGGCAAGTTCAACGCCAAGGCGACCGGCGCGGCCAAGCGCCTGGGCATCAAGGGCACCCCGACGGTGCGGCTCAACGGCAAGGACGTGGACTTCACCGATTCGGTCGGCAACTTCATCACCACCGACGCGTTCGTCGGCAAGATCCGCGAGGTCGTCGGCGATGCTCCCGGCCTGGCCGCCCTGAACAAGCCGAAGCCGTGACCGAAACCCCCGACGAGGCGAGCTCGGCGCCGCCGGAAGCGCCGGTGTCGGCCTGGCACGGGCCGACCGCGGGAACGCCTACTCCGGAGGCCCGCGCGGCCGCCCGGGTCGCCGAGAAGAACGCCGTCCCCGTCGGCATGCCGAGCGCCCTGTGGGTGCTGATCGCCGGGTTCATCGGGTTCGCCGCGTCGTTCACCCTGACGGTCGAGAAGATCGACATGCTGATCGACCCGCACTATCAGCCCAGCTGCAACTTCAACCCGATTCTGGCCTGCGGTTCGGTGATGGGAACGCAGCAGGCGTCGGTCTTCGGCTTTCCCAACCCCCTCATGGGCGTGGTCGCGTTCACCATCGTGATCGTCACCGGAGTGCTGTCGGTGGGGCGGGTCCGACTGCCGCGCTGGTACTGGTCGGGGCTGCTGGCCGGTCTCGCCATGGGTGTGGTGTTCGTGCACTGGCTGATCTTCCAGAGCCTGTACCGCATCAACGCGCTGTGCCCGTACTGCATGGTGGTGTGGTCGATCACCATCCCGCTGTTCGTCGTGGTCGCGTCCATCACCCTGCGCCCCCTGGCCGGCAACCCGGTCGCCCGCGTGCTGTACCAGTGGCGCTGGCCGCTGGTGGCGCTGTGGGTCACCGCGGTCATCCTGGCGATCCTGGTGCGGTTCTGGTATTTCTGGACCACGCTGATCTGACGGTGTTCGGTTGACCCGCATCATCGGCGGCGCCGCGGGCGGTCGTCGCATCGCCGTCCCGCCCCGAGGAACCCGCCCGACCACCGACCGGGTCCGCGAATCGATGTTCAACCTGCTTGCCGCGCAACGGGACTTCGACGGCCTGCGGGTGCTGGACCTGTACGCCGGGTCGGGTGCTCTGGGCCTGGAGGCGCTCTCACGCGGCGCGACGACGGCGGTCTTCGTCGAATCGAATTCCCGTGCCGCGGCGGTGATCTCCGCGAACGCGACGGCCGTCGGGCTCGACGGCGCGGTGCTGCGGCGCAGCAGCGTGGAGTCGGTACTGGGTGCCGCCGCCGAGACACCGGTGGACCTGGTGTTCGCCGACCCGCCCTATGACGTTGTGGCCGCCGCGATCGAGGCGAACCTGGTGCTGCTCACCGACAACGGCTGGGTGCACGACGGCACCGTCGTCGTGGTGGAACGCGCCTCGGCCGGGCCGCGGCTGACCTGGCCCGTCGGTTGGGAGCAGTGGAAGGAACGCCGCTACGGCGACACCCAGCTGGAGATCGCCGAATTCCGCGGGTGAGCCGCTACCTCGTTCACCCGGTCACGCCGTAGGTTCACCCGGACACGGTGAGCAGCAGCCGGACCAGCTCGGCCTGCCGGTGCGTACCGGTCTTGTCGAAGATGCGCTGCAGATGGGTGCGGACGGTGGTCAGGGACACCGACAGCTCCTCGGCGATCGGCGCCAGGCCGTCGCCGTTCAGCACCCGCATCGCCACCTGCGACTCGGCGCGGGTCAGCCCGTAGATCCGCCGCAACACCTCCACCGGCGGCTCGATCCGCCGGTCTAAGTCGATGAGCACGATCAGGGTGCCGCAGTCGTCGGCGGGCGTGGGCAGTACGTGCAGCAGGTACGGGCGCCGCCCGGACGGCCGGCAGCAGGCGACCCAGCCGCCGCCCGGGTCCCCGATTGGCAGGCCGGCGGCGGCCAAGATGGCTGTCTGCAACCGGTGGCGGGCCTCGGCGGATTCGGCGTGCAACCGCCCGGCCCGTCGCGCCAGCCCGTCATTGCCGTCCAAGATCCGGTCGGCTTCGGAATTCGCGTGCAGCACAGTGCCATCCCGGTCGAGTAGCAGCAGTCCGCGCTGAATCGCGTCGGCAGCACGCGCGGCGTCGTCGGCGTGCAGTACCCGGCCGTGCAAGTGCCGCTCGATGCGCAGGGCCTGTTGCACGTGCGGGACGAGTGCCGCGAACAACTGCGCACGGTCCGGCGTCTCGAATCCGGCGCCGTGCCCGGCGACCAGAAAGACTGCCGTTTCGCCCCCGGTTGCCAGCCGGACGAAGAATCCGCTCGCCATTCCGTGCGGGCGCAGCCAGTCGGCATCGAACTCGGTGCCGTCGCGGCGGGCGACGAGCGCCGCACCGGAGTGCAGCAGTCCGATCGGGCCGGTCTCGATCTCGGCCAACACGTAATCCACCCGGTGGTAGTAGTCGGTGTAGCTCGATCGCG contains these protein-coding regions:
- a CDS encoding HNH endonuclease family protein; amino-acid sequence: MNRRALLWLLVIAILAVVVAAQTVGDSRDRAAMFAARADAPTMPTVAPGTDVLAGIVVLPQRVYVSDYRRAAFGESWTDDSDAPGGHNGCDTRNDILERDLVDKTYTHIRSCPTAVATGVLHDPYTNSVIDFTRGAKIGQSVQIDHLVPLAYAWGMGARDWTDVQRVRFANDPANLLAVQGKANQDKGASPPADWMPPNHAFWCQYSMQFIAVLRGYGLPVDARSAQVLRDAATTCPTG
- a CDS encoding DsbA family protein codes for the protein MAKTPKRPATYDLKAADRRRDLMVKVGLTAVVIIFAVAMVFVILHNKDKAAEKASGDAAATAAELAIRAAKPDVLTAPGSTEPKAVLSLYEDFQCPHCGLFEKNYQGTIDKLIDNGVVAVDYYPVSILGGYSTRASNAAYCVADADKSPTKDVFRRFHSALFANQPAEGDPNAPDNDRLIEFARQAGVAGEVPGCIKSGKFNAKATGAAKRLGIKGTPTVRLNGKDVDFTDSVGNFITTDAFVGKIREVVGDAPGLAALNKPKP
- a CDS encoding aldo/keto reductase; the protein is MSGTPVPSVGLHDDNTMPVLGLGVGELSDAETEHAVSTALELGYRLIDTAASYGNEAAVGRAIAASGIPRAEIFVTSKLANADRGLSSSQTALRASLERLGLDYLDLYLIHWPGTAPGAYVDSFAGLLRCRDEKLVRSVGVANFDAEALETIIDVVYTVPVVNQIELHPLLNQAALRAVNAEKNVVTEAYSPLGVGNLLDHPAITTVAAGYGKTPAQVLLRWSLQLGNVAIPRSKTPERIAENIDVFDFVLSDADMATLNGLDDATRYRPDPLTYDGP
- a CDS encoding alpha/beta hydrolase, yielding MTRRRLPDRLQHLVNRAVPRVLSGVPGPVKRVLSGGRAIVVDGNTLDPSLQAFVHGLRVVGRPSLVLDGDIATSRRNLDDASRIFGGLPAPVTVTEVTVDGGSGPLRAWHYRPADNGDDSPRPLLVAYHGGGWVLGDLEGWDAGYRQICRDADVHVLSVDYRLAPEHPAPAAVEDAHAAYLWAVEHAAELGADPTRVAVGGDSAGGCLAAVVARQARDAGDPAPVLQLLLYPVTDIEATTRSRTLFGSGFFLTGADIDFFERCYLGGTDVSSADPRVSPLLTENLRGLAPALVITAGFDPLRDEGIAYANRLAEAGVDVDLRVYGSMIHGFMNLNGFGGEVSRAITDVISALRAHLSRS
- a CDS encoding vitamin K epoxide reductase family protein, translated to MPSALWVLIAGFIGFAASFTLTVEKIDMLIDPHYQPSCNFNPILACGSVMGTQQASVFGFPNPLMGVVAFTIVIVTGVLSVGRVRLPRWYWSGLLAGLAMGVVFVHWLIFQSLYRINALCPYCMVVWSITIPLFVVVASITLRPLAGNPVARVLYQWRWPLVALWVTAVILAILVRFWYFWTTLI
- a CDS encoding helix-turn-helix transcriptional regulator translates to MVTVDEFSRITARIQTAVLDPQDWTAAMADLRTLFDAQSAAVVVSDGIRRQPRCGDMPGEARSSYTDYYHRVDYVLAEIETGPIGLLHSGAALVARRDGTEFDADWLRPHGMASGFFVRLATGGETAVFLVAGHGAGFETPDRAQLFAALVPHVQQALRIERHLHGRVLHADDAARAADAIQRGLLLLDRDGTVLHANSEADRILDGNDGLARRAGRLHAESAEARHRLQTAILAAAGLPIGDPGGGWVACCRPSGRRPYLLHVLPTPADDCGTLIVLIDLDRRIEPPVEVLRRIYGLTRAESQVAMRVLNGDGLAPIAEELSVSLTTVRTHLQRIFDKTGTHRQAELVRLLLTVSG
- the rsmD gene encoding 16S rRNA (guanine(966)-N(2))-methyltransferase RsmD; this encodes MTRIIGGAAGGRRIAVPPRGTRPTTDRVRESMFNLLAAQRDFDGLRVLDLYAGSGALGLEALSRGATTAVFVESNSRAAAVISANATAVGLDGAVLRRSSVESVLGAAAETPVDLVFADPPYDVVAAAIEANLVLLTDNGWVHDGTVVVVERASAGPRLTWPVGWEQWKERRYGDTQLEIAEFRG
- the recG gene encoding ATP-dependent DNA helicase RecG, which produces MATLDDRLDAVLGAKAADSLEEHLGLRTVNDLVRHYPRKYMQGTTVLDNDAREPEPGDHVTFVEEITDVAVHHTKRPPNREFMVVTLGHRQPKLTATFFNARFLKKLLLKDSVVMISGVIERNRGDLRLTHPQFLILNSPGGVHDGKGSRSMVKISEAARDTDGTVGLDAFRRESLPIYSATEKLQSWDIYLCVRQALAMLDPVPDPLPEWVRRRLNLMGEDEALRAIHLADNVEERERALHRIRFDEAVGLQWALAVRRYGEDAQTGPPAPPRDSGIRAQLLSRLPFELTGGQLEVLDVISDQLSNPHPMSRMLQGEVGSGKTIVALLAMTQLVDAGYQCALLAPTEVLAEQHARSMREVLGPLAMAGQLGEAEHATRVALLTGSMTPAHKRAVRDEIASGEAGIVIGTHALLSDTVEFHRLGMVVVDEQHRFGVEQRDTLRAKASGGITPHLLVMTATPIPRTIALTVYGDLEISTLRELPRGRQPIATNVIFNRWQKGWLDRAWVRIREEVDAGRQAYVVAPRIDEDDAVEHPDDGDTDAPRDRESTRKATAVTNLYERLGIRELRGLSLGLMHGKLSAEDKDAVMADFRAGDIDVLVCTTVIEVGVDVPNATVMVVMDADWFGISQLHQLRGRIGRGAHPSLCLLVTELAPDSKAGQRLSAVASTLDGFELADLDLQQRREGDVLGRDQSGKSLGLRLLSVLEHRDIIEAARLLVDEIVAEGGLVENPGMDTLAAAFLAGGQRSIEYLDKS